A stretch of DNA from Carassius auratus strain Wakin chromosome 44, ASM336829v1, whole genome shotgun sequence:
TGTTACTGATATAATTTCAACATGTAAACTTagttttgctgatgatactgtggttctgggcctcattcacaacaataatgagaccgcatacttggatgaggtagagaaattgacatcatggtgccaggacaactgtctctctctgaatgtgagcaaaactaaagaactgattgtggacttcaggaagagaccgcagcagccctatactcctcttatgatcagcgggacccctgtggagagggtgagcagcttcaagtaccttggtgtaaacatctcggaggacctcacttggactactcacattcaaacacaggttaataaatccaggcaaagactgtaccatctgcgacagctgaggaaattcagggtctcaccagcaatcctgaaaactttctattctggggctatagaaagtgtattgactcagtgtatctcagtgtggtatgggaacagctccagtcaagactgcaaagccctgcagagagttgtgcgcttagctgagcgcatttcagggtctgctctccctctctgcaggacatctacctcaaacgctgcagaagtagagctgcaaaaatcatcaaagactccatccaccccagtaaccatcttttcactttgctgccatctggtaagtgcttccgtagcctgatggcaaaaactgagagactcatgagaagtttcttcccccaggccatcaggctcttaaactctaaaccagcttcttaacatcctcatgcttccacttaatgttcactttatcagtaagatattcatcattcactgTTTGCtcatttgcctcttgtacatccctgtgtaccttaatatttaagactacagtttacactcatgcacattattCTGCGttgtatatttaattctacaatatacaattttttttcttatatttttgtttacttttatttcattgttacatagctatatttatgtatattttcatctgtgttgttttctttggtccatggagcggacctgactcacatttcactgctggttatatatgctagatataattgtgtatgttaagaataaaaatcttgaatcttctACAACTAGGGGGTGTAAATGTACCATAAGCAATAATACTTTAAGAATCCACCCGGCTAATGATTTAAGCCAGGTGTGTTTATTGTGCAGTTGTAATAATGAGAGTGTGTTCTGTATGTATGAATTTGAatggaacccacaaccttttgcgctgctaacacaatgctctaacactgagccacacttgtgtgtgtgtttacaagttGCTGTAGGTGGAACTTGACTTTAAACTGCTGTTACAGATGAGTTTACACAGTCTGCTGTGTTGCAGACATTATTACACCCAGATCTCAAACATCTCTTTAAATGATACTGTTTAGACTAGTCGGATCTGTGCTCAGGGCATTAGTTTGCCAGATTTGGTGCTGTACTGTTAGCTTAGCAATTGGCATTTTCTTATAGCATTCATACATTTGACCATTGTCATCCCTGTAAAGATTTGTGAATCTCTGCCTGATTTTAACATTACACACAACCTTAATGACATGACCAGTAAAGAATGAGCTCTCTGATCAGATTCTGTGTGAGCTGGCACTCCCAGAGAGGGATGGTTTTGTTTTCTAACAATTTCACAGCTGTGCTTGTGGTTTTGATGCAAGAGAAAAGACAAAACATATTCCTTCCGTTGTTACTGAGGTGCAGATCAATGAAAacagattttgatttattttatagccATGGTTGGATTTCTTTATGGTTTCactttctttattcttctaaatCAGTGATGACTAGTAATGAGACTAAAAACCATtgtagtataatatataataaggtTGTTACAATGCAcattaaattacacttaaaattgCATAACTTAAAGTACTTTTATTACTGGTCTCTGGTGGTCTTCCTGAGCAACTTGTTCAGAATGAGTTGTTATCATCTCACTGACCTTTTTGAAGATACGCCTTCGATTTGTTCTTGTgcctatatattaaatatataggcACAAAATATTATCATTTCTTATGTGCATTGTGTGCACAGCTGCAGGTCAAACTGGAAACCAGTTACAGGTTTTTCTGCTGTAAACATTCAATGAACTACAAGCACATACTGAAAGCATGGGTCAAAGGATTTTTGTGACTACAATTTGGGACTGGAcacaaatttattttgtttatgaacTGAGATATCCCTAAGTTGATTCGGTTGAGAATCTCTTTGAGTCTGAGAAAGTTTGGGGGTTGGGGAAACCCAAAGCAGAGGCAAATGCAAAGTACACATTGTTTAGATTTATGGTCCCTTCATGTTTGTCTGTTTGCTTAAAGACCAAGCCTGAGAATCATAAAAGTTTATGGAAagtttatgaaatataaaataaaaccaagCTTTAAAACCGTATTGTTGAGGCAAAATATGGTGAGATCAGAGGTTTTACTACTATTGAGTGATTTTCaatccatttaatttaattaatttgactgTTTGACTAATTCTCTCTCAGGAAATGTTGTAGATGTCTTCTGAAAGGGTTAAATGCTCAAGCTTGGTTGCAAGCCTCTCAGTAGAATCAAACTTATTATCTGTGCGTTACAGTTTTAGATGAATGAGTTTCTAATGTCTAATTTCATTTCTAATGTTCAAAACATACCTTTTTGCCGGTTGCAGGAAATTATTCATATTAGAATTTAGTTTGCAATTTACACCCCTGTTGAGTACCAGAAAATTATTTTGGATGACGTTATTCCgatgttaattttatttcaaattatttaattccTCATCTACTCTGCTGCTATCATCTCCCGGTCGATTCATGTggtttcgtctcatttttataaGCAGACTGTATTATTTTGTAGtgttttgtttcagttgtttgtaGTTGATTTATCCACTTCATCAAGCACAGTTTGGTCTCTGTGTTCAGAGGATCcctaataattatttgttttcagtCTTTCTCCAGAGATTTTGAATTGGATAAAATCATATTTCTCAAATCGAACACAATATGTACAAGTACAGAATTATAAATCAACAACAACCTTAAGTATACTCGCAGGTATACCCCAAGGATCCATTATGGGTCCGTTGctattgtatattgtatactgTAAGGAATTAAATTATTTCCTTATGAAATGGAATCCTCATGAAGCCAAAACTCAGGAACACACAGTAAAAAGATTCCATGCAATAAAGCAATTGACAAAACACTACTTTGGGATTCTGTAGTCAGAATAAAACCCATGCACCCGCATGCAAGCTTTGCACAAGAACTCTCTCACCGGTGTTTTTTATATCCAATCATGTTTCTGACCTGTTGAAAGTTACCCTAAttagtaaaattttatttttagaaacactTACTGTTCCAGCCTTTTCTTGTCCCAAAATTACCTTACTTTTCCCCAtgaaattgtacattttaataatctgattgGTTTCCCATATGTTCCACTGTGAATAAAACATGGGTTTATGacatttacaaatcattgcattctgtttttttatttacattctaCACAGCATCACTTCTTCTTTGGAATTAGGGTTGTAAATACAGTGTATATTGCATGAATATGTTGACAAAATCCTCTACAGATTTCTTGGCCCCCGAAGACAGATGGACAGAGCCTATGTCCAGATGTTAGAGAAGTCACTGCATCTTTTTGATGATAGCAgcaatcagaatcagaaacaaTACAAACAACACAACCAGTCCCGCCGGCCCGAACAAACTCCAGTGATCTACAGCAAGAAGGAGAGGGAAAGAAcactgtttttaatatatatatatttatttttatgcttactatttaaatattttgtaatgccTACTTACTACGTTTTTGTTCATCATCCGTGTAGTTCAGATTTCCTTTTGATTCTGTAGGGGATTTTGATTTCTCTTCAGTGACTGTGACTGTGACTGTGATCAAGATTTCTCCTTCATAGCCCAGAACTCTGTATGTTCCTGCATCTTCAGCCATAAACCTTTTAATGCTCAGACTCCCATTACTGTCCTTCAGTCGATCTTGTTTTATATTAACCCTTGACTTGCTGCCTCTCTTCCACACCATCTTCCACTCTGCGCTGCTTGTGTTCTGATGCATAACTTGAAGAGCATCTGGCAACAGAACATCCAGCTTCAGCACCTCACCGATTTTGACCGAAATATCATCTGAGGAGAAACAGAAAGACATTGGTAAAATGGTATcaacataattttataaaaacCCAGACTAATCTGAATATTAAGCAGGATGTTCGGTAGACCCTCATGCAATATCACACATTTGCTAAGAGAAAGCCGATGGTTTGATCAGTTTTGACTTTACCATAAATATGAAGTTGGTACGACCTGACTTGTGGCGCCAGCAGGGACTCAGCATTATTGTAATAGacgtttaaaatgtatttcccaGCATCACTCAGTCTCAGATCCTTGATGACGACGTCACACGCTCCTTTTTTACAAACTCGCTTACTGCAGTATTTCTTATCATACACAAAGATTTCTCCTTCAAAGGAAGTTGGCTGTCTGTTCAGTCGAATATGAAAAATCTCCCTGGCCTTAAATTCACACGGTAAGATGACACTGCCTCCCTTTTTTCCTGCCGCATGTATAGGGATGGTTTCTGCAAACACAAATAGACATTCAATTAAAGTGTCAAAACTGATACTGAAAAAACATTCcttgtttaaattttttaaaaagaagtgaAGTACTCTTTGGCAGACTGCTTGTTGGTCAAACTAGTTTATATTATCATAATGtgtgtttatgc
This window harbors:
- the LOC113062515 gene encoding uncharacterized protein LOC113062515, coding for MSFTMLKLLLLLWVFNYSETIPIHAAGKKGGSVILPCEFKAREIFHIRLNRQPTSFEGEIFVYDKKYCSKRVCKKGACDVVIKDLRLSDAGKYILNVYYNNAESLLAPQVRSYQLHIYDDISVKIGEVLKLDVLLPDALQVMHQNTSSAEWKMVWKRGSKSRVNIKQDRLKDSNGSLSIKRFMAEDAGTYRVLGYEGEILITVTVTVTEEKSKSPTESKGNLNYTDDEQKRNHWSLFGPAGLVVLFVLFLILIAAIIKKMQ